GCGGAGATCATCGGCACGCCGGCCCCGGGCGCCGACGTCGAGATGATCAACCTGTTCGTGGATCTGTTCGAAGCCTGGGGCTTCCGCGATCTGGTGGTGGCGATGAACAGCGTCGGCACGCCGGCCTCGCGCCGCGCCTACGGCGACCAGCTGCGCGCGTGGCTCCAGCCGGTGAGCGATCGGCTCGGCCCGGATTCGCAGCGCCGGCTCGAAGAGAATCCCCTGCGGGTGCTCGACACCAAGGATCCGCGCGACCACGAGGCGATGAAGTCGCTGTCGGCGCCCATGCCGCGCATGCTCGATTCTCTCGACGCCGAGTCCGCCGCGCACTGGCAGGCGGTGCTCGCCGGGCTCGACGCCTCGGGCATCCGCCACGAACTGGACCATGGGCTGGTGCGCGGTCTCGACTACTACACGCGCACTGCGTTCGAGGTGCACGATCGCTCGCTCGGGGCGCAGAGCGCGCTGGGCGGAGGCGGCCGCTACGATGGGCTGATCGAATCCCTGGGGGGCCCAAGCACGCCGGGCGTCGGCTTTTCGATCGGACTCGATCGCGTGGTGCTGGTGCTCGAGCAGCGCGGATTCACGCCGCCGGAAACCGAACGCTCGGTGTACGTGGTGGCGATGGATGCGACGCGCTCGGCGGCGGCCTCGCTGGTACGCGAGCTGCGCCGAGAGTTCGCGGTGGACGCCGATCTCGAAGCGCGCGCGATCGGCGCGCAGATGAAGGCCGCCGACAAGAGCGGTGCGCGGCTGGCCATTATCCTCGGCGAAGACGAAGGGAAGCGCGGCGAAGTGACTTTGAGGGATCTGGCCGCGGGAACGCAGGAAGTGGTGAAGCGCGAGCGGCTGATCGAAGCGCTGCGCGCGCGACTCAAACCGGAGAACGCGGAAACGACATGACCGAGACGAAGCCTGCGGCGGAACTCGAGCTCGAAGGGATCGGCGACTGGCGCCGCACTCACACCTGCGGCGCGCTGCGCCGCACCGACGCCCACGGCGCCGCCATTCTGATGGGCTGGGTGCACCGCATGCGCGACCATGGCGGGGTGCTGTTCGTCGACCTGCGCGATCGCTACGGGCTCAGCCAGATCGTGTTCCACCCCGAGACCGGCGGCCGCGCGCTGCTCGACCGCGCCTCGCGGCTCGGCAACGAGTGGGTGATCGCGGTGCGTGGACCGGTGAGCCTGCGCCCCGCCGAGTCGGTCAACAAGGAGCTGCCGACCGGGGAGGTCGAGCTCGACGTGCGCGAGCTGAAGGTGCTGTCCTCGGCTGATCCGCTGCCGTTCCAGGTCAACGAAGAGCACATGCTGGCGAACGAGGACCTGCGGCTCCGCTACCGCTTCCTCGATCTCCGCCGGCCCGAGCTGGCCGAGGTGATGGCGCTGCGCCATCGCGCCGCCCAGACCGCGAGGAGCTACCTCTCGAGCCAGAGTTTCCTCGAGGTCGAAACCCCGATGCTGGTGAAACCCACCCCCGAAGGCGCGCGCGACTACGTGGTGCCGAGCCGGGTCCACCTCGGCAAGTTCTACGCGCTGCCGCAGAGCCCGCAGCTCTACAAGCAGACGCTGATGATCTCGGGCTTCGATCGCTACTTCCAGCTCGCGCGCTGCCTGCGCGACGAGGATCTGCGCGCCGACCGTCAGCCCGAGCACACCCAGATCGACCTCGAGATGAGCTTCGTCACCGAGGAGGACGTGTTCGCCGCGGTCGAAGGCCTGTTCGCGGCGCTGTGGAAGGAATGCCTGGGCGTCACGCTCCAGCGGCCGTTTCCGCGCCTCACCTTCCACGAATCGATGCTGCGCTTTGGCAGTGACAAGCCCGATCTGCGCTTCGGCCTCGAATTCACCGACACCACTTCCATTCATGCCCGCTCGCCGCGCAACGTGATCGCCAACGGCGCCAAGGCGAAAGACGGAGTGGGCGTGGCGATGACGATCCCGGGCGGCGCCGAGATCTCGGGCACCCAGCTGCGCAAGTTCGAAGACGTGGTGAAGGAAGCCGGCGCCGGAGGCCTGAGTTTCTTCAAGGTGGTGGAGAGCGAGCGCGAGAAGCAGCAGGTGATCTTCCCCGGCGCGCTGCTCGACGAGTTCTACGCCGCGACGCGCGCCCGGACCGGCGACGCGGTGGTGTTCACCAGCGGGCCGTGGGAGCAGACCTTGAAGGCGCTGGGTGTCCTGCG
Above is a genomic segment from Candidatus Sulfotelmatobacter sp. containing:
- the hisS gene encoding histidine--tRNA ligase, which produces AEIIGTPAPGADVEMINLFVDLFEAWGFRDLVVAMNSVGTPASRRAYGDQLRAWLQPVSDRLGPDSQRRLEENPLRVLDTKDPRDHEAMKSLSAPMPRMLDSLDAESAAHWQAVLAGLDASGIRHELDHGLVRGLDYYTRTAFEVHDRSLGAQSALGGGGRYDGLIESLGGPSTPGVGFSIGLDRVVLVLEQRGFTPPETERSVYVVAMDATRSAAASLVRELRREFAVDADLEARAIGAQMKAADKSGARLAIILGEDEGKRGEVTLRDLAAGTQEVVKRERLIEALRARLKPENAETT
- the aspS gene encoding aspartate--tRNA ligase gives rise to the protein MTETKPAAELELEGIGDWRRTHTCGALRRTDAHGAAILMGWVHRMRDHGGVLFVDLRDRYGLSQIVFHPETGGRALLDRASRLGNEWVIAVRGPVSLRPAESVNKELPTGEVELDVRELKVLSSADPLPFQVNEEHMLANEDLRLRYRFLDLRRPELAEVMALRHRAAQTARSYLSSQSFLEVETPMLVKPTPEGARDYVVPSRVHLGKFYALPQSPQLYKQTLMISGFDRYFQLARCLRDEDLRADRQPEHTQIDLEMSFVTEEDVFAAVEGLFAALWKECLGVTLQRPFPRLTFHESMLRFGSDKPDLRFGLEFTDTTSIHARSPRNVIANGAKAKDGVGVAMTIPGGAEISGTQLRKFEDVVKEAGAGGLSFFKVVESEREKQQVIFPGALLDEFYAATRARTGDAVVFTSGPWEQTLKALGVLRTQLGQPLLKGREREWQFCWVREFPLFEWNPDRKGWEARHHMFTMPNPEHLDRLETDPAAVHAQLYDLVLNGNELGSGSIRIHRPDIQQRVMKVVGFSPEQMQDKFGFLIDAYRYASPPHGGIGIGLDRIVMLMAGRDSIRDTIAFPKSASAASLMDGSPAEVEDTTLKELGIRLQS